The DNA region AGTCTGACAAGTCTATTCTCAGCTCATACCAACCCTGTGAATTTATCTGGTGAATCCTTTGGTTTCCTAAggtattaatcaaaattaagaCGTCTCACGAATAACTAGCAAAACCTTAAAACATTTTATcgataaaaaaagtttaatcatGCATACCAATCCAGTGTTCCTCCGAAACATTACCAAATCCATACTTATATTCTTTCCAACTTCGATAAAAGTCAACTTTTCCATTCATTCTTCTTTGAAAAACCTGATTAAAATACACATATGTACATTGTGATTTTTTGCATCATTGAAGTAgaataaattgtatatttaataaTCATTTCGCCATAAGTATAactaattaaataattgttagtAAGATAACctacttaattaaaaaaattatattcagaTATGCATCGTGCGCGCTGAATTCGGAGTATGTTGATTGATCAGAAATATCCGAacatttaaagtaaatgttatttaaaataatacgAAGGGTTAGTCAACAATCGATGCAATGCCTGTAATTATCTAGATATCAAATGATGCGCAACCTGGTAAAACATATATACTTATCATCTATTTAAGGAATTAAAGATGTTAATTAAGAACGGCACTGAATgagtattattaaaaaattaactagGAGTTGATTAAAGGAATCACAGCGATTAGATTTGAGTTCTGTTGTTAGGGACAATTCTCGTAGTATTACCGTCCATCCACCCCCATCCGTAGTCATGTCACAGTACGCCTGAAAACCTCCAGTCCCTTCGGGATAAATTGTATAGACGCCGCTTTCGCTTCCACCTAACCTTAAAACGTCTTGGCAATCCTTCGGTAAAGTGGacactaaaaaataaaaatacaatattttgtacTAGTTTCACGTTAtggaatgttgttttttttttcttgctaCGTTAGATTGTCTTTGTCTCTTTTACCAAACACTTACCACATCCCAGTACATCAGGTATGATACAGCAAATGGCGAATACAGACGCCGTAGTGAATAAATACAGCATTTTCCTACAGATCTAATGGTGGAATACCTCAGTTGTTTTCAATGGCGTTTctggtataaaatattttaactggATTTTGTAATGAGCTAATTCACAAAGAAAAAAAGTCCTTAAAAATGTTTCCCGACTATATCAGtatcttttaaaagaataaaatgcaaTGTAATTTGAGGATATATGTAATATCGTGGCATTAGATAAACTATATTAAAGTGCTTTGGAAaattatatcagaaaaaaaaaatttatatttgagtaaaatgacattttgtataaataaagataaataaactaaaaggaactgttaaaaatataattttaaatttgcaaaaaagcATTAACATTTGAAacatatgaaaatgaaatttaaaacaataaatgtcCTACTTTTAGTTTTAGAATCACAAACTTAGAAATATGATTAAGAGTAAAAcacatgattttaataaaaacgaaattgataaaaaaaaatttgtaacaAATTAAACTTTTGAAAATCCCTAGGCGAAATTAATTGTTAAacttacatattttttgtattcaGTAGTGATAAGAAAATACCCCAGTAATGATACGAAAAAACTCCttctatatgttttatttcCCCTCTGAATTTTTCTTCCTGCCAgtttaaatatgattaaatcaagTAAACAGAAAGcaatcattttattataaaatcattggtattagctttttaaataattattgtaaaGAAGTGTAGTATCGTAAACGTACACACATTTTAAATGCTCATCATTTGGAATATGACTGGCGCCAAAGCTCCCGCTCTGTAAACAACTTCagtttttttaaagcattgcaATTCAATTTCTGCGTAAAACTCAGTTATCTTAATTTGATCATCCTCTTGAATTTTTCGAACACTTTATAATACAGAAaacatcttctttttttttattaatgcacCATATTGCCTATGATGTAATTTATTTGTGTTTGCAGAGGGCAAATaggtaaagtacatgtactgatattaaaacgtaattaaaaaaaattgaaaaaaaattaagaaaatgaaaaatatacttGACTTGTCAGCCAAACATATCTACAGTAATTCAAACATTGCGACATCGATTTCAACTATAGTCAAGTCGAAcgcaaaaagtaaaacaaaagtaGGGAATCTCTAGTTGCTTATATTTGTAATAGAGGATATCTAACCAACTATGTTAACTGCGTGTAAGACCTCCAGTTCAAAGATGACGGGCAGTGACGGTGACTGATTGAAGATGTAGAACGAAGATGATAATACAGGAAAGTACAAAGTTTAATTAGGTAGCTGTAAATAAAACTAGATGTCTTGCCTCTAATTGTAGAAAAAGCAACACAAATGGTGTACCCGTGAAGAAAAGCAAAATGCTaatcgaaaaaaaatattttattttattttatcgaGTGAAATCGATGTGAACAGCTGACTGCAGGGGTTGGTGATAAAAGGTAAAAGTGATTACAACAGTGAACGGGGATGGTGGTCTGAAATACAGTATGCCAAAGTTAAGCAGTCTCATCAATAAATTAATGGATATGTATGATTTTAAGttctaattaaacaaaatttaaccGGAAAAGCAGGGAAAGGGCGTAACGGGAGAGTTTAATATAAATTCTATTCATTTTATATTGTAATGCAAAAGGCACAGAATTTGACAGACTTGTGACATTTTACcactatttcataaaaaaagaatCTTATTTCTATATTGTGGTATTGCAGTAACTTTTAAGGAGGgcgaaaaaaagaaaaaattctgCGCACTGAGATTCCCCGACAGGTTTGCTTATGGGCTATGATACAAAGGGGACCGATAATAATTCAACGTCATCAcctgagataaaaaaaaaatcgaacttggttaatataagcaaaatttttaaaagtgttatgCATATTCGTGATTATGCCGtcagatatttttataaataacttAAAACAGCAGATAAATCTTTTTGATGACAAACTACTCTCACGTCTATCCCCGGTgggtttgaaattaaaaaaaaaatgtttgcgataaaatgatatattttaaccaCATTTGCTGCAAACCACGCTTCAAAATCAcgttgcttattttttttattggtcgTTAACATATAAATAAGTTTAAATAAGTACGGTTGACTAATCTTTAACGTAGAGATACTGTCTAATCACATATTTTTCTGGGATTCTGGTGAGTATTCATTCTTACATCGTAAATTTTGATagaatgtttaatatttatccaAGTATTTTAACTAGTATGCATTATTgcaataacataacattttccgAAATATACCTGTCTAAGGTATCAAAATCGGGTCTAATGGAGCACACCGATcccaataaaaaataaattagatcTACCAATTGTACAGTATAGCCTTACTATATGTAGTGatattattcaatttcaaaGGTCGATGATTTACTTTTATTCAAGTGAATTTTGAATGCTCATCGAAAAATTGTACCAACTACCAAAgttatctttattttgaaaatattacaattttcaCTAAATTGTTGAAAGAGTGAAACACACTGGAATATTATAATTGTCACTCTGATACTAAAAAAGATGATTCGATCATCaaagtttgaatttatttttcgaATTCCCATCATCATTTCTCAAactatattcatttaaaatatattccgAAAACTGTCAGAACTCAAAACTAttgattaaatcattatttcatttatGTTGTTTGTATTAAGGTGGTATTGCatgtaatctttaaaaatatatcaaaatcgcGTACtataaacctaaaaaaaaaaaataaggagaCCATACAGAGTTTACATTTTCATGTATGAAACTAgcttaaagtaaaaatattttagatgaAAAATACTCTTTCTTCCATCGTATTTCGTGTAAGAGAGTTATAACATTCCCGCTATTTACATAAAAGAAGTTTATGGTCTTACaatgatatttaatattttcagaATGAGTTCACTAAATCCTTGTTATTCTTTATTCATACATAAAATGTGACTGGCTGCATCCAACAATGTTGTTATAATGCGTAATAAAACAGCTCATACTTTGAGGGAAAACCTGAGGAGTGACATGCtttcttttcataattatttcatctgaagaatatttttatacccgcactttctaaagaaagttcgggtatattgttgttaccctgttccgtccgtccgacCGTCCGTccgtcacgttttactttctcaaactgctcttacctcttataaaccagcaaactgaactcttggagtttgatttggggtgtcatgttgttttgtaaaaaggtttcaaaaattctttggtAGTCCTGGGGTCAAACAATTGGTAAAAAGTGatgtttattcacaaaaaaaccttcctcctcgaactcctcctacattttcaacaatcGACAAATCATCTCTTAGAATATGTTtaagggtatcctatagatgcgcaaaaaggttttggaaattttaatttGGTCCTGGGGATCAttaaatggctgaaaaatgacggggggttttttaacaaaaaaactggtttcaaaatcttcatttttttgcagtagccaaagaatcttctagaatatgactGGGAGTGTCATATTAAAGTGTGATCAGATTCCAGAATTTCTTTTGttgcaaaaaaaagtatggttcccagaactcctttAACAACTTTTgaagtagctacgtcatctcttgtatggagggtaatcgtgttcaaaaatccagacatgtaaacttgtaaatccgaatatgttatcgtgttggtgtgtgagtctgagtatgaatatatgtaattctgatcgtgtaacctataaaactcaggGATAAACACTTAAGAGTTGACCCCGCAGGCCTTCGATCTAATTTTTCCTACAGATGCCAATTGCAGCTGTAAAAtgctttttgttaaataaaattccaaagataaggttaactgtcgtgaaataaaaatgtgtataaattattttaaaaaatgtttcattttgcattgtcggcaatGTATAGGGAAAAAAGCCTATCAAGCTTgtgaaaattggcattttttaaaatttcaagcaattattacggAATATGAGCATGACGACCTGACTGTCGGTTTAATACAGACTCACTCCTGAAattggttgataaaaaaaattccggaGAGCTAatataatacagctttacagtCACTTGTGAACATGTACTGTTTACCATAAAGCAACtacttaattttgtaaaattatcgtcTATACAGTAtagattttaaaatagtttatgATTTAAACTCTATCAGTTCATATACGATCAAATTCATCTGACCCACCCCGTTCCTTACTTGCAGAAATCTCTTTTTATAACagttctatactctgtcccgagtttttgcttccaccactttttgtggattttaaataaaaatacacataactgtgaaagaagtacagttgaaatcgatgaaatggaaaatatccaagatatcttcattgacaaattatccttttttactcataaaagtttacaggaacgaaaacaaatttcttacggagatttataatgggaaatgtttacatctttctccattcggaagtatttgggacacctcgcgcaattttccaacgttatcatccggccttattaatggctgatgcaatgcaaaatccacgtagactttctattttgggatgtgtactGTATTGATACCTGAAGCGGCcgaggggcgtttcaaaacagataatctggactttttcatattagtggatgaacgtagattgagcacaaaggtatttatgattatcgaaatattaagcgaaaagtgatggaagcaaaaaCCCGGGACTGagtatagatttttttattatttatctctCACTtgcacaacaaaatcattttgatattttaaaaaagtataaatacatgtatagttacaAACATTTTTCTGCAAATATTACCAAATCActgcaggtcgtttattctaactaattcataaaaaaaactaacaaaaataacaagagaGAAGCTGTCagtgtgacagcaaaccgggttttcttttgtgtgaacagtattcataatccatttgtcaatcctgaattgataaatactaccTGTCCAAataaatggggtactctatatgcaatgtttttgccaaaaaaaattcaacagctgatattttttttatataaattatcagaaataaaaatcctggcaatttgcatacctctgatatatctATAATTGATATGCAAAAGAAAGATTTCCTATCTCGAAAactgtacgaggagttatcggtacaatacGGGTACCTTTTTGGCAGCCACTCTCCCGCCCGCCAATTTCACTTTTTCAATAATtgaaaaacccggttaaaaattctctcgaaaaattcttagaattcagaagcaatggaactacatgggacctcacggcggtctcCGAACCtcatgccgctcaaaatatatttaacccCTTAGGAATTTttttgatccgtctcatttctagaaaagagtatgCATTAACTTATTAATATAttctattttaaattacatgtcaaattattttagagaaataagatattaggcatttctTTTTAACCCTTATCGTATAATGCtatgagaattatattacagAAATTAGCGCACTAGTCACATCGGCGACGATTTTTATATGCATGACCCTCTTCCTGTTTGatccagtttcaatcatacctcaaaaagttttctaaagataataccggtattttcgatagaaaaagtgtcgttcattaaaagcttaatGCAACAGTTaagctgaatattatgttaTTTCTCAtccattccggcgattacggcatgccgtttccccgcagcaaggcagttgccatataaggtcaaaATTCGACAATTTCAGTATGTtaaagtataattatataaatagtgcctgtttgggtgggtaacagttgaaattgacaccccgaggaaaccattgtcaaccgacgcgaagcggaggttgacaatggttttcgaggggtgtcaatttcagctgttatcctcccaaacagacactatttattttattatactgaatgtcttaattttacagAATTTTTAGTTGTTTTTATATAGAAACGACGTGAATTTTACGGCGAATcgtacgcgcatgtaacaattcgttgtgttacccgttgctaagagtgttgctaacgctgagggtaatagaacggattatcaattgcgtttaaaccaatcagatttcagtatttaacattaaaGTATAATATCATGCTATGTTAAAGTATAATCATAAAATGAAGTTTATTCACATAAGGTAGTTGAGGCGTCCCatagtgtatcatcatttcctatttcagtgtgtgtgtgtgggggggggggggttaaagacaacaccttgGGGTcctgtactttacaccatttgatgcatcataatgacataagaagatattttgtacttTCCTGTTTCATGGGGTCAGAAGAGTCCCATAGGGTCAtggcctacattgtatttgatgcattataatacattaaaaaaaaaagaccccttccttcctattataactcgtataaaaatgataagtctctacacttacttatacatgtaatgcacAAATTAATACGAAATTGTTACAGGTTCAATatagggtcaactcaatagtgtaagtctgacaaatgaaaaaataacttttgcaattaaaatgacagaaactttacaaatgcgataggataggtataagcttatttaaatattaaaagatgatagtATACTAGCAGGGAcatatatacgtccctgatgcTAGCCAAGGGAGATCacttatttagaaagtgaaagttaTGCTTATGGGCTACTACACATGTAttctgcttacctatattggtcaatatcataatgataatccaattagagTACAATATGAATCCCTTTAGCTGATCatcacaaaagaaatgtttatgcatGTTAACTATTCCTTTTCTGCATATTGAAAACACATACACCACGTGAAACCCATCTAAtcgagctgggtaaaactattACCCGCTATTGAGACCtgtagacctgtgttgtgtacgtaacttcagacaaagatcagatatttgtaacatgcatgtatttttatgtcctattcttcaaaaccccttgcactattttattgggtaaataacagctttaaggtgttGCAGGACACCTGCAATATTGTggtgtatacttcctattgaaataaatataatattttcccccaaaataatgttacctaacattgaagcgcaatgggttagggCAGTTACATGTCTGCAAGGGCATTGGAGTCcgaggtgtatttttggtaattttactacatgtattgatataaatgaattgtcATGGGAGGGGGAGGGTCtcgacccctcactcccaccccttctctaaatccaTGCACacgattatgtacatgtaggcacacagatgCAAATCTAAAGCCGGCAACCTCAGCGgagagggggcataatttaattttgtttgtgatAATTATACAGACTGTCACGACAGCCGTGACTGTTCAGTCAAACACAACAGGATtcgatttatatttacaatttttatataaaataaaaccaaacaaatatacatataatttatacataacaagaacaataaaatgtttaagtttTCTGTTGTCCCAAGTCTCCATCACGGGCATGTAGAATAGGAGTGGGTAGATATGGCATGGCGTGAGACAGTGGCGGACAGGTATAATCACGGCGATGGACTGTCAGAAACTGGATAGGGAccttattaaataaaacaaataaacatattttgagttACAGGATTAATATACCTTACATAAACATAGGCTAAGTCGCACGGacttaaatataacattatggCAACAACAGCACGCCATACAATAGCACGAAACCACAGCGAATACGATCAGTGCATAACGTTAAGAGTATCACACTTCTTAACAAAGAAAAACCAGGTCAAAACGATATACAAATACTCCGTACTACAGGACAATATACAAGTACACCGTACTACACGGCAAAATAAAGGATATCATGCATTTATACCCCAATATAACGCACACACACTCGACGCATGACCACACAGGAACTCGCGCGAGCAAGGACCTATGTTTAACAGTTCTACCTCGTAAAACCAGTATatcaaaagtaacaaaaatataCTTAATATAAACTCCACAGTAATGTAAAAAGACTGAGCCGTAGttaaattacaaaagtataaaatagtttaacttcccCTAATAGGAGAAAGGGTTACTCAAAACCTTAGCTGCTCATACCTGTCATGGGGAAAACGTGGCCACTGTCTGCCAGGTCTGCAATGCGACAGTTTAAATAAGGTaatcaaacaaaagaaaagaacTGACCAATACGTACTGTAGCTGACACCGTGTCCCGAGAGGTACACTA from Crassostrea angulata isolate pt1a10 chromosome 7, ASM2561291v2, whole genome shotgun sequence includes:
- the LOC128191575 gene encoding fibrinogen C domain-containing protein 1-A-like, which produces MLYLFTTASVFAICCIIPDVLGCVSTLPKDCQDVLRLGGSESGVYTIYPEGTGGFQAYCDMTTDGGGWTVFQRRMNGKVDFYRSWKEYKYGFGNVSEEHWIGNQRIHQINSQGWYELRIDLSDYENNSRYAQYQVFSVGDQDSGYRLTVGDYKGNAGDSLSYHSGSSFSTKDRERFHCNSDFKGGWWYNLCHYANLNGLYKQTSLANGVNWLHWRGHRYSLKTTEMKIRKQ